Proteins encoded together in one Terriglobus saanensis SP1PR4 window:
- a CDS encoding ROK family protein: protein MDILVIDIGGTHVKFRTQRQRKAIKFDSGPKMTPEAMMAQMMEQTESWKFDRVTIGYPGSVVHNKILLEPHHLAPGWLKFDFEKAFSGKRVRIINDAALQALGSYRKGRMLYLGLGTGLGSAMVVDGVVQPMELAHLPRKKGKTYEDYLGAVALKHDGKKKWLKNVLEVISTLQQALETDYVVLGGGNAALLNPAPRNVLIGSNENAFKGGFLLWQKRYQRI from the coding sequence ATGGACATACTTGTTATCGATATCGGCGGGACTCATGTGAAGTTCCGAACGCAGCGCCAGCGAAAGGCCATCAAGTTCGACTCGGGGCCGAAGATGACGCCGGAGGCGATGATGGCCCAGATGATGGAGCAGACGGAATCCTGGAAATTCGATCGCGTGACCATCGGTTACCCGGGATCTGTGGTCCACAACAAGATTTTGCTCGAACCGCACCATTTGGCGCCCGGATGGCTGAAGTTCGATTTCGAAAAGGCCTTCAGCGGCAAGCGGGTCCGCATCATTAACGATGCGGCACTCCAGGCCCTGGGAAGCTATCGGAAGGGCCGCATGCTCTATCTCGGCCTTGGAACGGGATTGGGTTCTGCCATGGTGGTGGATGGGGTGGTGCAGCCCATGGAACTGGCGCATCTGCCGCGCAAGAAGGGCAAAACTTATGAGGACTACCTTGGCGCGGTGGCCCTCAAGCACGATGGAAAAAAGAAGTGGCTGAAGAACGTCCTGGAGGTGATAAGCACTCTTCAGCAGGCATTGGAGACGGACTACGTGGTTCTGGGCGGTGGGAATGCTGCACTTCTCAATCCCGCACCACGCAATGTGCTGATCGGCTCCAACGAAAACGCGTTTAAGGGTGGATTTCTGCTCTGGCAGAAGCGCTACCAGCGCATCTAA
- a CDS encoding patatin-like phospholipase family protein translates to MTLLLCIVAALPLRAQTLPTLPSSPASEQSVDRTQAASEAESKSSTRLPAIVPANRKSIGLVLEGGGALGLAHIGVLLWFEQNHIPVDRLTGTSMGALLGGLYASGQTAQDLQKLATDNLFGDIFTLQTPYDQIGYRRRQDRRDLPQALTLGLRHGVSVRNAVLSDSPLNDFLRSRFASNNSLENDFDHLPIPFRCVATDLNTLEPLVFRGGPMPEAIRASISIPGIFSPVSYRGHYLVDGAVTDNLPTSVARDVLNADVVIAVHLKSAGLAESDVGSILGVFARAFEAGTAKTERAGISRADLLITAATETFSTTDYGKAKELIAVGYAAAESQGDRLLVYRLSEEDWTSHLQDRRSRIAPPPGKLLQVSVQGGSDAAQKGIARSLEPLKEKPIDAAAITKSLRQVEGAGNREASFETFQTTPIPPLSGTQAQAPDTGVIVHLGDVRNGPPFLLVGADLTAVTSNVTRNNIDLRLVDQDFGGYGSELRADARFGFLTQGALEYYKPIWSTGFFVQPHLGIIRQPVYLWQNQQRVSERFEQNAGGGLDLGKNFSRQMQITAQWKIEATRWRLVTGEDDTQNLSGAAQTGMLHFSYDTAVTGAVSPHGLRLDVSAGALFHTAMSENAPLAQASVSRTFLFQQKNIFGFRAQGDTYFRRNVAAPFRFTLGGPLRLSASSVDEYRGTDDFFVRGGYLRKIASLPSGLGQGVYLAGAYEAGEMWSPEHRAFLRQDVLGAVVASTPFGVITVAGSAGDAGRRKIFFTLGRLF, encoded by the coding sequence ATGACCCTCCTGCTCTGCATCGTTGCGGCTCTCCCGCTACGCGCGCAGACATTGCCCACCCTGCCATCATCTCCAGCTTCCGAGCAGAGTGTCGATCGAACTCAGGCTGCCAGTGAAGCGGAGAGCAAGTCTTCTACGAGATTGCCAGCTATCGTTCCGGCAAACCGAAAATCCATTGGTCTTGTCCTGGAAGGTGGTGGTGCGTTGGGGCTTGCACATATCGGCGTGCTTCTATGGTTTGAACAAAATCATATTCCGGTCGACCGCCTCACCGGGACAAGCATGGGAGCACTCCTGGGCGGACTCTACGCTTCTGGGCAAACGGCGCAGGATCTGCAGAAACTAGCCACGGACAACCTCTTCGGAGATATCTTCACTCTGCAAACGCCCTATGACCAGATAGGCTATCGCCGCAGGCAGGACCGCCGCGATCTGCCTCAGGCTCTCACCCTTGGCCTGCGCCATGGCGTCAGTGTCAGAAACGCGGTCTTGTCCGATTCGCCGCTCAATGATTTTTTGCGCTCTCGGTTTGCTTCGAACAATTCACTGGAGAATGACTTCGATCACCTCCCGATTCCGTTCCGATGCGTCGCAACGGATCTCAATACGCTTGAGCCATTGGTCTTCCGAGGAGGGCCTATGCCAGAGGCCATTCGCGCATCCATCTCCATTCCGGGAATCTTCTCACCTGTGAGCTATCGCGGTCATTACCTTGTGGATGGTGCGGTCACCGACAATCTCCCCACATCCGTCGCGCGAGACGTGCTCAACGCGGATGTAGTGATCGCCGTTCATCTGAAAAGTGCCGGTCTTGCCGAATCGGATGTGGGTTCGATTCTGGGTGTGTTTGCCCGTGCCTTTGAGGCAGGTACCGCTAAAACGGAACGTGCCGGTATCAGCCGAGCGGATCTTCTGATCACCGCAGCCACCGAGACCTTCAGCACGACGGACTACGGCAAGGCGAAGGAGTTGATCGCCGTCGGCTACGCTGCGGCCGAAAGTCAAGGTGATCGCTTGCTCGTATACCGTCTCTCCGAAGAAGATTGGACATCACACCTGCAAGACCGTCGCTCACGGATTGCACCTCCACCGGGCAAACTATTGCAGGTCAGTGTGCAAGGCGGTTCGGACGCTGCGCAGAAGGGTATCGCGCGCAGCCTGGAACCGCTCAAGGAAAAGCCCATCGACGCCGCAGCGATCACAAAGTCCCTCCGCCAGGTGGAGGGCGCGGGAAATCGCGAAGCATCTTTCGAAACATTTCAAACCACCCCAATACCACCTCTGAGTGGAACGCAGGCACAGGCTCCTGATACAGGCGTGATCGTCCACCTCGGAGATGTGCGGAACGGCCCACCGTTCCTTCTTGTCGGTGCGGACCTTACGGCCGTTACCTCGAATGTCACCCGCAACAACATTGATCTGCGACTCGTCGATCAGGACTTCGGTGGCTATGGATCTGAGCTTCGGGCAGATGCTCGTTTCGGATTTCTAACACAGGGAGCACTCGAATATTACAAGCCCATATGGTCAACGGGATTCTTCGTGCAGCCGCATCTTGGGATCATTCGACAGCCCGTCTACCTTTGGCAAAATCAGCAGAGAGTCTCCGAACGTTTCGAGCAGAATGCAGGCGGAGGACTCGACCTGGGAAAGAATTTCAGTCGACAGATGCAGATCACGGCACAGTGGAAGATCGAGGCCACGCGCTGGCGGCTTGTGACAGGCGAGGATGACACGCAAAACCTGTCGGGGGCAGCGCAGACGGGGATGCTTCACTTCTCCTATGACACTGCTGTGACCGGCGCAGTCTCACCGCATGGTCTGCGCCTGGATGTTTCCGCAGGAGCACTGTTCCACACCGCGATGAGTGAGAACGCTCCCTTGGCGCAAGCGAGCGTTTCCAGAACATTTCTTTTTCAACAAAAGAATATCTTTGGCTTTCGTGCCCAGGGCGACACTTATTTTCGTCGAAACGTTGCTGCACCCTTCCGCTTCACACTCGGAGGCCCGTTGCGACTTTCCGCTTCTTCCGTCGATGAATATCGCGGTACCGACGACTTCTTCGTTCGTGGGGGATATCTTCGCAAGATCGCTTCGCTACCCTCTGGTCTTGGCCAGGGCGTATATCTGGCGGGAGCCTATGAAGCTGGGGAGATGTGGTCCCCGGAGCATCGCGCATTCTTACGTCAGGACGTCCTCGGCGCCGTGGTCGCATCTACGCCGTTCGGTGTCATCACAGTTGCGGGTTCGGCAGGAGATGCCGGCCGGCGCAAAATCTTCTTTACACTAGGGCGACTATTCTGA
- the pgi gene encoding glucose-6-phosphate isomerase, translating into METDRQPIPKTTPDATAVWAELAVHAEAIKKTHLRELFANDATRGEKMALEAEGLYLDYSKNRITDETLQLLFKLAESSGLKERIDAMFRGEKINVTEQRAVLHVALRAPIDSSIFVDGADVVPGVHAVLTSMAAFCDKVRSGAWKGHTGKPIRHIVNIGIGGSDLGPVMAYEALRHYSTRDLTFTFVSNVDGTDFAEAVHSLPPEETLFIISSKTFTTLETMTNAGSARAWSVAGMAGDETSVAKHFVAVSTNAEEVTKFGIDTANMFGFWDWVGGRYSMDSAIGLSTMLAIGPEKFRELLGGFHAMDEHFRSAPFEANLPVLMGLLSVWYTNFLDAETAAILPYEQYLKRFPAYLQQLTMESNGKHVTLDGETVSYKTGAIYWGEPGTNGQHSFYQLIHQGTHLIPCDFIAFAKPLNPLGRHHDILLANVIAQAEALAFGKTAAEVEAEGTTSRLVPHKVFEGNRPSNTIVGEQLTPATLGKLVALYEHSVFTQGAIWKIDSFDQWGVELGKVLAQRIIPELEGVTEPALKHDSSTNALIRRFRKAK; encoded by the coding sequence ATGGAAACAGATCGTCAGCCAATCCCAAAGACCACGCCCGATGCCACTGCGGTATGGGCAGAACTCGCCGTTCACGCTGAGGCCATCAAGAAGACTCACTTGCGCGAGCTTTTTGCGAACGATGCTACGCGTGGGGAGAAGATGGCGCTTGAGGCGGAAGGCCTGTATCTCGATTACTCCAAGAATCGGATTACCGATGAAACTCTCCAGCTCCTTTTCAAACTCGCGGAATCATCGGGACTGAAGGAAAGAATCGATGCCATGTTCCGTGGGGAGAAGATCAATGTCACAGAGCAGCGTGCCGTGCTCCATGTAGCGTTGAGGGCTCCAATCGATTCGTCCATCTTCGTCGATGGAGCAGATGTTGTTCCAGGCGTGCATGCCGTCCTGACTTCAATGGCTGCGTTTTGCGACAAAGTCCGCAGCGGTGCGTGGAAGGGCCACACCGGCAAGCCGATCCGCCACATAGTGAACATCGGGATCGGCGGCTCCGACCTCGGTCCCGTCATGGCGTATGAAGCACTCCGGCACTACAGCACGCGCGATCTCACTTTTACGTTTGTCTCAAACGTGGACGGCACGGACTTTGCTGAAGCTGTGCACAGCCTGCCTCCGGAAGAGACACTGTTCATCATCTCTTCCAAGACCTTCACAACCCTTGAGACGATGACCAATGCAGGCAGTGCGCGAGCCTGGTCCGTCGCGGGCATGGCAGGAGATGAAACATCCGTCGCAAAGCACTTTGTCGCCGTCTCGACGAACGCCGAGGAAGTGACCAAGTTTGGCATCGACACGGCCAACATGTTCGGATTCTGGGACTGGGTTGGAGGTCGTTACTCCATGGATTCGGCGATCGGGCTTTCCACGATGCTGGCGATTGGACCCGAAAAGTTCCGCGAGTTACTCGGCGGATTTCACGCGATGGACGAGCACTTCCGCTCGGCTCCGTTTGAAGCCAATCTACCGGTCTTGATGGGGCTTCTTTCAGTCTGGTATACCAACTTCCTCGACGCGGAGACTGCGGCCATTCTTCCGTACGAACAATATCTCAAGCGCTTTCCCGCCTATCTGCAACAGTTGACGATGGAGAGCAACGGCAAGCACGTCACGTTGGATGGAGAGACCGTCTCGTACAAGACCGGTGCCATCTACTGGGGCGAGCCCGGAACCAACGGACAACACTCCTTCTACCAGTTGATCCATCAGGGCACGCATCTAATCCCATGTGACTTTATCGCATTCGCCAAGCCGCTCAACCCCCTCGGGCGGCATCACGATATTCTTCTGGCGAATGTGATCGCGCAGGCAGAAGCTCTTGCTTTCGGGAAGACTGCGGCGGAAGTGGAAGCAGAGGGAACCACCTCCCGCCTGGTTCCCCACAAGGTCTTCGAAGGAAATCGTCCGTCCAACACCATTGTGGGTGAGCAGTTGACTCCCGCAACGCTGGGTAAGCTCGTGGCCCTCTATGAACATTCTGTGTTCACGCAGGGCGCTATCTGGAAGATCGATTCGTTCGACCAATGGGGAGTTGAGTTGGGCAAAGTCCTCGCCCAGCGGATTATCCCGGAACTCGAAGGTGTTACCGAACCGGCTTTGAAGCATGATAGTTCCACCAATGCGCTGATCCGTCGTTTCCGCAAGGCGAAGTAA